The following coding sequences are from one Lolium rigidum isolate FL_2022 chromosome 6, APGP_CSIRO_Lrig_0.1, whole genome shotgun sequence window:
- the LOC124665171 gene encoding 40S ribosomal protein S15a-5-like, with amino-acid sequence MGRRILNDALRTMVNAERRGFATAKLQPISGVMISFLNIMKHRGYIKNFEVFDPHRVGKITVELQGRIKDCKALTYRQDLRATEIEKYRTRMLPTRQWGYVVVTTPNGVLDHEEAIKQNVGGQVLGYFH; translated from the exons ATGGGGCGCAGGATCCTCAACGACGCGCTGCGCACCATGGTGAACGCGGAGCGGCGCGGGTTtgcgacggcgaagctccagccCATCTCCGGCGTCATGATCTCCTTCCTCAACATCATGAAGCACCGAG GTTACATAAAAAATTTCGAGGTCTTCGATCCACACAGGGTGGGGAAAATTACTGTGGAACTTCAGGGGAGGATTAAAGACTGCAAAGCTCTTACTTACAGACAGGACCTCAGAGCGACGGAAATAGAAAAATACAGAACTCGGATGCTTCCAACACGGCAG TGGGGCTATGTTGTGGTGACCACTCCAAATGGTGTTTTAGATCACGAAGAAGCAATTAAGCAGAATGTAGGTGGCCAGGTCCTCGGTTACTTCCATTGA